In the Gorilla gorilla gorilla isolate KB3781 chromosome 10, NHGRI_mGorGor1-v2.1_pri, whole genome shotgun sequence genome, one interval contains:
- the LOC134756550 gene encoding nucleophosmin-like, whose protein sequence is MGSKVLSYMVAGRRTCAQELLFIQPSDILRQEQYGAPWCDSVLCGCSLEQHSFIFVCLVSYLSVCRHLMEDSMDMDMSPLRPQNYLFSCELKADKDYHFKVDNDENEHQLSLRTVSLGAGAKDELHIVEAEAVNYEGSPIKVTLATLKMSVQPMVSLGGFEITPPVDLRLKCGSGPVHISGQHLVAVKEDAESEDEEEEDVKLLSISGKQSAPGGGQKKVKLAAAADDDDEDDDEDDDDDDYDDEEAEEKAPVKKSTPAKNAQKSNQNGKDSKPSSTPRSKGQESFKKQEKSPKTPKGSSSVEDIKAKMQANVEKGGSLPKVETKFINYVKNFFWMTDQEAIQDLWQWRKSL, encoded by the coding sequence atgGGAAGCAAAGTCctgtcttatatggtggcaggcagGAGGACTTGTGCACAGGAACTCCTATTTATACAACCATCAGATATCTTGagacaagaacagtatggggctCCCTGGTGTGATTCCGTCCTGTGCGGCTGTTCTCTGGAGCAGCATTCATTTATCTTCGTCTGCCTTGTCTCCTACCTAAGTGTGTGCCGCCACCTAATGGAAGATTCGATGGACATGGACATGAGCCCCCTGAGGCCCCAGAACTATCTTTTCAGTTGTGAACTAAAGGCCGACAAAGATTATCACTTTAAGGTGGATAATGATGAAAATGAGCACCAGTTATCTTTAAGAACGGTCAGTTTAGGGGCTGGTGCAAAGGATGAATTGCACATTGTCGAAGCAGAGGCAGTGAATTACGAAGGCAGTCCAATTAAAGTAACACTGGCAACTTTGAAAATGTCTGTACAGCCAATGGTTTCTCTTGGGGGCTTTGAAATAACACCACCAGTGGACTTAAGGTTGAAGTGTGGTTCAGGGCCAGTGCATATTAGTGGACAGCACTTAGTAGCTGTGAAGGAAGATGCAGAGTCAGAAGATGAAGAAGAGGAGGATGTGAAACTCTTAAGTATATCTGGAAAGCAGTCTGCCCCTGGAGGTGggcagaaaaaagtaaaacttgctgctgctgctgatgatgatgatgaagatgatgatgaagatgatgatgatgatgattatgatgatgaggaagctgaagaaaaAGCGCCAGTGAAGAAATCTACTCCAGCCAAAAATGCACAAAAGTCAAATCAGAATGGAAAAGACTCAAAACCATCATCAACACCAAGATCAAAAGGACAAGAATCcttcaaaaaacaggaaaaatctcctaaaacaccaaaaggatCTAGTTCTGTAGAAGACATTAAAGCAAAAATGCAAGCAAATGTAGAAAAAGGTGGTTCTCTTCCCAAAGTGGAAACCAAGTTCATCAATTATGTGAAGAATTTCTTCTGGATGACTGACCAAGAGGCTATTCAAGATCTCTGGCAGTGGAGGAAGTCTCTTTAA